A portion of the Achromobacter sp. MFA1 R4 genome contains these proteins:
- a CDS encoding non-heme iron oxygenase ferredoxin subunit, with protein sequence MVDTEIWKPVALVKDISPDTHTLRVMLEGEAVCLYDLDGKVCATQDKCPHGNASLAEGWVEDGTVECPLHQGVFEIATGKHQCPPVTSDLRCYEVRIEDGTVFLRSEAA encoded by the coding sequence ATGGTCGATACCGAAATTTGGAAACCGGTGGCGCTGGTGAAGGATATTTCGCCGGACACGCACACCCTGCGCGTGATGCTGGAAGGGGAGGCCGTCTGTCTCTATGACTTGGACGGAAAGGTTTGTGCGACGCAGGACAAGTGTCCGCACGGCAATGCCAGTCTGGCCGAAGGCTGGGTCGAGGATGGCACGGTCGAGTGCCCGTTGCACCAAGGCGTGTTCGAAATCGCCACAGGCAAACATCAGTGTCCGCCCGTGACCTCCGACCTGCGCTGTTATGAAGTCCGGATCGAGGACGGCACCGTGTTCCTACGGTCCGAGGCGGCATGA
- the folE2 gene encoding GTP cyclohydrolase FolE2 has product MDTALPDVSINESSPSLSSLEWVGMQGIDLPVVLAEPGYRRILHARADVQVDLPARHVKGIHMSRLYRELDHLSDPHDLTPAALRNVLDAMVASHQDCESRGARVRLSFDLLVRRPALVSDGLAGWKAYPVQLRAVVHDGVHALETQVTVPYSSTCPCSAALSRQLVEQAFLGAFANQESITPEAVAAWLRQHASIATPHSQRSEARVEITQTPDEQTWNLLALIDTIEDALGTPVQTAVKRADEQAFAALNGQNLMFVEDAARRIQSALRPRFKASRTHVRHLESLHPHDAVAWADGV; this is encoded by the coding sequence GTGGACACCGCACTTCCCGACGTTTCAATCAACGAGTCTTCTCCGAGCCTGAGCTCCCTGGAATGGGTGGGCATGCAAGGCATCGATCTGCCCGTCGTCCTGGCAGAGCCGGGTTATCGCCGGATACTCCATGCACGCGCCGATGTCCAAGTGGACCTTCCCGCGCGGCATGTCAAGGGAATCCACATGTCGCGGCTCTACCGGGAGCTGGACCACCTGAGTGATCCCCACGACCTTACGCCCGCCGCGCTGCGCAACGTGCTGGATGCCATGGTGGCAAGCCATCAAGACTGCGAAAGCCGGGGCGCGCGCGTCCGCTTGTCATTCGATCTGCTGGTCCGCCGCCCCGCCCTGGTGTCCGACGGTCTGGCAGGCTGGAAGGCCTACCCGGTCCAGTTGCGCGCGGTGGTACACGATGGCGTCCATGCGCTTGAGACCCAGGTCACGGTCCCCTACTCTTCTACCTGCCCTTGTTCGGCTGCCCTGTCGCGGCAACTGGTTGAGCAAGCGTTCCTTGGCGCCTTCGCAAACCAGGAAAGCATCACGCCCGAGGCAGTGGCCGCCTGGCTGCGCCAGCATGCCAGCATTGCGACCCCTCACAGCCAGCGCAGCGAGGCCCGCGTCGAAATAACGCAGACGCCCGACGAGCAGACCTGGAATCTGTTGGCGCTGATCGATACCATCGAGGACGCCTTGGGGACGCCTGTGCAGACGGCCGTCAAGCGGGCGGACGAACAGGCGTTTGCCGCCTTGAACGGCCAAAACCTGATGTTCGTCGAAGATGCCGCCCGCCGGATCCAATCCGCGCTGCGCCCGCGGTTCAAAGCCTCCCGCACCCACGTGCGGCATCTGGAAAGCCTGCATCCTCACGACGCCGTGGCGTGGGCCGATGGCGTCTGA
- a CDS encoding cupin domain-containing protein encodes MFVDVSGAAPRQQNMWPSVVIAKEDIDREIERLIDAPRPANGRRASLIVHPEATAPGLGLAPGTDVTINVVNPGESTLNLRKNSNMLEICISGEGVAKVGGRSFSIGKWDVWNTPSMQIHSYRNEGKTPWVRLSYSNAPLLEKLEVHFVEEFEGEVAPSDANTTRREGPPSGVARARDLALNAPVGTEGARLLGYEWLIDIDVLESKPLHWPYASVAAHLPSVEDIAKGYNGRRLFVLYNPATERRIGTTHSFFATISSSPPDNHHVPHRHSSSAINYYLRGEGYSKVNGVRLDWKAGDLILSAPGWAMHSHHTKNSTTSSLTVQDHPLQIAMESLIWQERMQEPILALGSQGGFESNRAQLAAAR; translated from the coding sequence ATGTTCGTGGACGTGAGTGGGGCGGCGCCCCGACAACAGAATATGTGGCCGTCGGTCGTGATAGCCAAGGAAGACATTGATCGGGAAATTGAGCGATTGATCGACGCACCGCGCCCGGCCAACGGTCGGCGCGCCAGCTTGATCGTTCATCCCGAGGCGACCGCGCCGGGTTTGGGGCTGGCGCCGGGAACCGATGTCACGATCAACGTGGTGAATCCGGGAGAAAGCACACTGAACCTGCGCAAGAATTCCAACATGCTGGAGATCTGTATCAGCGGGGAAGGGGTGGCAAAGGTTGGCGGCCGCTCCTTTTCCATCGGCAAGTGGGATGTCTGGAACACCCCCTCAATGCAGATTCATAGCTATCGAAACGAAGGCAAGACACCCTGGGTGCGGTTGTCGTACTCCAATGCGCCGCTACTCGAGAAGCTTGAGGTGCATTTCGTTGAGGAATTCGAAGGTGAGGTGGCGCCATCCGACGCCAACACCACGCGTCGTGAAGGGCCACCATCGGGAGTCGCTCGTGCGCGCGACCTGGCGCTCAACGCGCCAGTTGGCACCGAGGGTGCGCGGCTGCTGGGCTATGAATGGTTGATCGATATCGACGTGCTTGAGTCGAAGCCACTGCATTGGCCCTACGCAAGCGTGGCAGCGCATTTGCCGTCGGTAGAGGACATCGCCAAGGGTTACAACGGCCGCCGTCTGTTCGTGCTCTACAACCCCGCCACCGAGCGGCGCATCGGCACCACCCACAGCTTCTTTGCCACGATTTCGAGTTCCCCCCCTGACAACCATCATGTCCCGCATCGCCACAGTTCTTCCGCCATCAACTACTACCTGCGCGGTGAGGGCTATAGCAAGGTCAACGGAGTGCGCCTCGACTGGAAGGCCGGCGATCTGATCTTGTCGGCGCCTGGCTGGGCCATGCATTCCCATCACACTAAAAACAGCACCACATCTTCGCTCACGGTCCAGGACCATCCACTTCAGATCGCGATGGAGTCCCTGATCTGGCAGGAGCGGATGCAAGAACCCATTCTCGCGCTCGGGAGCCAAGGCGGCTTCGAAAGCAACAGGGCCCAGCTCGCCGCGGCGCGCTGA
- the ribA gene encoding GTP cyclohydrolase II RibA, translating to MPIRLADGSEALALAYSFHGLADGRDHLALKFGEPGAMPLVRLHSECMTGDVFGSLRCDCGPQLHEALRLMSKEGGYLLYLRQEGRGIGLYSKLDAYRLQELGHDTYTANLELGHGLDDRDYTPAAQMLRALDVNDLELLTNNPDKRTQLERMGIRVSGCRLTGVYPNEHNKGYLLAKALRTQHRLELGQTED from the coding sequence CTGCCCATCCGTCTTGCCGACGGTTCCGAGGCGCTCGCGCTGGCCTACAGCTTCCACGGCCTGGCCGATGGCCGCGACCATCTGGCGCTCAAGTTCGGCGAGCCGGGCGCAATGCCGCTCGTGCGCCTGCATTCCGAATGCATGACCGGCGACGTCTTCGGCTCGCTGCGCTGCGACTGCGGGCCGCAACTGCACGAAGCCTTGCGTCTGATGAGCAAAGAAGGCGGCTACCTGCTGTATCTGCGCCAGGAGGGCCGCGGCATCGGCCTTTACTCCAAACTGGACGCCTACCGCCTGCAGGAACTGGGCCACGACACCTACACGGCCAACCTGGAGCTGGGGCATGGCCTGGACGACCGCGACTACACGCCCGCAGCCCAGATGCTCAGGGCGCTGGACGTGAACGATCTGGAACTGCTCACCAACAATCCCGACAAGCGCACGCAATTGGAGCGCATGGGCATCCGCGTCAGCGGCTGCCGCCTGACCGGGGTCTATCCGAACGAACACAACAAGGGCTATCTGCTGGCCAAGGCCTTGCGGACTCAGCATCGGCTGGAGCTTGGGCAGACCGAAGATTGA
- a CDS encoding ornithine cyclodeaminase family protein, producing MTQAIRYLSEADVVSVLDMPRAIDSLAATLALQGRGLARNVPKALATWGDGSSMHALGSVVQGTGGVCGFKSWVHTRQGGGSVFTLFDAERGTLLAVIEARALGMLRTAAITGLATRMLAPETAQHAALIGTGPQAVTQLAALAAVRNLQSIRVYSPTPEKRAEFVRQAQARYEFPIVEAITLDRALAGAEIVTLITRAEHPFVNAAALRDCRHLNAVGAILPAKAEFTQDVFELADLVVVDDLENARRGSRELRERYGAGDDPWQGVSVLSDLLAGDTGSPRPAKARMTLFKGMGMGLSDLALARVVYQAACDRDLGQCLAPQTRENLLLAR from the coding sequence ATGACGCAAGCGATTCGATATCTTTCCGAAGCCGACGTGGTTAGCGTGCTGGACATGCCGCGTGCGATCGATTCTCTGGCCGCCACGTTGGCGCTCCAGGGCCGTGGCCTCGCCCGCAATGTGCCCAAAGCACTGGCCACCTGGGGCGACGGCAGTTCCATGCATGCTTTGGGCTCAGTTGTGCAAGGGACCGGTGGTGTCTGCGGTTTCAAGAGTTGGGTGCATACGCGCCAAGGTGGCGGTTCGGTGTTCACGCTGTTCGATGCCGAGCGAGGCACTTTGCTGGCCGTGATCGAAGCGCGTGCGCTCGGAATGTTGCGGACGGCGGCAATCACCGGCTTGGCTACGCGCATGTTGGCGCCCGAGACGGCTCAGCATGCGGCACTGATCGGTACGGGCCCGCAGGCGGTAACGCAGCTCGCGGCGCTGGCCGCGGTTCGCAACCTGCAGTCCATACGTGTTTACAGCCCGACGCCGGAGAAGCGCGCTGAGTTCGTGCGCCAGGCGCAGGCTCGCTACGAGTTCCCCATCGTGGAAGCGATCACTTTGGACCGCGCGCTGGCGGGCGCCGAGATCGTGACCTTGATCACGCGCGCCGAACACCCCTTTGTCAATGCGGCCGCCTTGCGCGACTGCCGTCACCTTAACGCTGTGGGGGCAATTTTGCCGGCCAAGGCGGAGTTCACACAGGACGTCTTCGAGCTTGCCGACCTCGTGGTTGTTGACGATCTTGAGAACGCGCGTCGCGGTTCCCGCGAACTCCGCGAACGCTATGGCGCAGGCGATGACCCGTGGCAGGGCGTGTCGGTGCTGTCCGATCTCCTGGCAGGCGATACAGGCTCGCCACGTCCGGCGAAGGCACGAATGACCCTGTTCAAAGGAATGGGAATGGGGCTCTCCGACCTGGCTTTGGCCCGGGTGGTGTATCAGGCCGCGTGTGATCGCGACCTAGGCCAGTGTCTGGCTCCGCAAACACGCGAAAACCTGCTGCTCGCGCGCTGA
- a CDS encoding aromatic ring-hydroxylating dioxygenase subunit alpha, translated as MTCTHTHPTEACSSHAPAIAEQPIHIERRWPEEGHTRIPNWVYTDPAVFQKEMDVFFNGKTWNYIGLECEVPEVGCYKRNWIGTSPVIMVRTDSGEIAVLENRCAHRGAQICWQNTGKVKDFTCPYHQWNYDLNGNLQGVPFRRGAMGKGGMPRDFDPKQNGIRKLRSVNRGGSIWATFSDEAPSFEDFCGAEVLAEIDHMLPGKKLKLLGYSRQLIPSNWKMYLENLKDPYHATLLHTFYITFGLWRADSKSECIPTGGGAHSVMVSHNEGKKVTEATSEMSRFRNDLELLDLETVTPRQEFNRGRVGGAWVFPAAQFGIQANSLKTRHVIPRSPTEHELVFTYYGYEDDDEEMTRLRLKHANLLGPAGFVSMDDSEMLNQVQIGVTGYPDARGIVEMGGRDTEPADYMVTEVLIRSFYQYYRQAMGF; from the coding sequence ATGACCTGCACTCATACCCACCCCACCGAGGCCTGTTCCTCTCACGCGCCGGCCATCGCCGAGCAACCTATCCATATCGAACGCCGCTGGCCCGAGGAAGGCCACACTCGCATACCGAACTGGGTTTACACCGATCCTGCCGTATTTCAAAAGGAGATGGACGTCTTCTTCAACGGCAAGACCTGGAACTACATTGGATTGGAGTGCGAGGTGCCGGAAGTCGGTTGCTACAAGCGCAACTGGATAGGCACCAGCCCAGTCATCATGGTGCGCACCGACAGCGGCGAGATCGCTGTGCTCGAAAACCGGTGTGCGCACCGTGGTGCGCAAATCTGCTGGCAGAACACCGGCAAGGTGAAAGACTTCACATGCCCCTACCACCAGTGGAACTATGACTTGAACGGCAATCTGCAGGGCGTGCCGTTCCGCCGCGGCGCGATGGGCAAGGGCGGCATGCCACGCGATTTCGATCCCAAGCAGAACGGGATCCGGAAACTCCGCAGCGTCAATCGTGGCGGATCGATCTGGGCGACGTTTTCGGATGAGGCGCCCAGCTTCGAGGACTTCTGCGGGGCCGAGGTGTTGGCAGAAATTGATCACATGCTGCCGGGAAAGAAGCTCAAATTGCTTGGGTATAGCCGCCAATTGATTCCCAGCAATTGGAAGATGTACTTGGAAAACCTCAAGGATCCCTACCACGCCACGCTGCTGCACACGTTCTATATCACTTTCGGCCTGTGGCGCGCCGATTCCAAATCCGAGTGCATTCCGACCGGCGGCGGCGCGCACAGCGTGATGGTGTCGCACAACGAAGGGAAGAAAGTCACGGAGGCGACTTCCGAGATGAGCCGCTTCCGCAATGACCTGGAACTGCTCGATCTGGAAACCGTAACGCCCAGGCAAGAGTTCAACCGGGGTCGCGTCGGCGGCGCGTGGGTGTTTCCGGCTGCGCAGTTCGGCATCCAGGCCAACTCGCTCAAGACGCGGCACGTGATACCGCGTAGCCCGACTGAACACGAACTGGTCTTCACCTATTACGGCTACGAAGACGACGATGAGGAAATGACGCGATTGCGTCTAAAACACGCCAATTTGCTTGGACCGGCGGGGTTCGTGTCGATGGACGACAGCGAAATGCTCAACCAGGTCCAGATTGGCGTCACCGGCTATCCCGATGCGCGCGGCATCGTGGAGATGGGTGGGCGGGACACGGAACCCGCTGACTACATGGTGACCGAGGTGCTCATCCGGTCGTTCTATCAGTATTACCGCCAGGCAATGGGGTTTTGA
- a CDS encoding YgiW/YdeI family stress tolerance OB fold protein gives MTKTPRQSNFVRTCLVSAALTAALFAGGAHAQGYTGPSTGKPAAQGYSGPSTVAVTTVKELLANGRDDQNAILRGRIVSHDGDDHYTFDDGTGQIRVEIDNDDFPAGQKIDDKTQVELRGELDRDRNSIEFDVDSLRVM, from the coding sequence ATGACCAAGACCCCTCGTCAATCGAACTTCGTTCGCACCTGCCTCGTGTCCGCCGCGCTGACCGCCGCCCTGTTCGCGGGCGGGGCGCACGCCCAGGGCTACACCGGGCCCAGCACCGGCAAACCGGCGGCCCAAGGCTACAGCGGCCCCAGCACCGTCGCCGTCACCACCGTCAAGGAACTCCTCGCCAACGGGCGCGACGACCAGAACGCCATCCTGCGCGGCCGCATCGTCTCGCACGATGGCGACGACCACTACACCTTCGATGACGGCACCGGCCAGATCCGCGTCGAAATCGATAACGACGACTTCCCGGCCGGGCAGAAGATCGACGACAAAACCCAGGTCGAACTGCGCGGCGAACTGGATCGCGACCGCAACAGCATCGAGTTCGACGTGGACAGCTTGCGCGTGATGTAG
- a CDS encoding GntR family transcriptional regulator: MAAQIDKVISELRDMILSGELTPGERVVELQFAARLGVSRTPLRIAMTELEKEGLLERLPSRGFRVRAFTVEEIADAVDVRGVLEGMAVRLLAERGVSPDVLVRLTQAVDAGRQLLAPAVHDPHALVDARAWGRINQQFHEILCEAAGNRALLSALEHNNKTPLAGPAALTLPSSPSTVETPYVLRAQADHEDLLRAITRREAARAESLMREHAYRSRENKRVMLDSIKTERHSMALSASALDSTGSE, translated from the coding sequence ATGGCCGCACAAATCGACAAAGTCATCTCAGAGCTGCGTGACATGATTCTCTCGGGCGAGCTGACACCTGGAGAGCGAGTCGTCGAGCTTCAGTTCGCGGCCCGACTTGGGGTGTCGCGTACACCGCTGCGCATCGCGATGACGGAGCTGGAAAAGGAAGGCTTGCTGGAACGACTTCCCTCACGCGGGTTTCGGGTTCGCGCCTTCACGGTCGAAGAAATCGCGGATGCTGTTGACGTGCGTGGAGTTCTTGAGGGGATGGCAGTACGTCTACTCGCGGAACGCGGCGTATCTCCGGATGTTCTCGTACGCCTGACCCAGGCAGTTGACGCGGGACGTCAGTTGCTCGCGCCTGCTGTACATGACCCCCACGCCCTTGTGGACGCAAGAGCCTGGGGCAGAATCAACCAGCAGTTCCACGAGATCCTTTGCGAGGCCGCCGGCAATCGCGCCTTGCTTTCCGCGTTGGAGCACAACAACAAAACGCCTTTGGCCGGACCGGCCGCACTGACCCTGCCGTCGTCACCGTCTACGGTCGAGACACCTTACGTCCTTCGCGCGCAAGCGGACCATGAAGACTTGCTGAGAGCCATTACTCGACGTGAAGCAGCGCGTGCGGAAAGCCTCATGCGCGAGCATGCGTATCGCAGCCGCGAGAACAAGCGGGTCATGCTGGACTCAATCAAAACGGAACGCCATAGCATGGCGTTAAGCGCCAGCGCGTTGGATTCGACAGGGTCGGAGTAA
- a CDS encoding fumarylacetoacetate hydrolase family protein, with product MKLQSFLHAGVPAWGIREGDHVRLMTKHWPDASSALAAGPDSLAQAAREPGAALKAAGLQWLPPVVAPRKVLCVGLNYGRHVMEAGRDVPKHPSVFARYIDSLVGHQQSVWRPRVSEKLDFEAELAVVIGRGGRHIPVERALEHVAGYTCMAENSVRDFQKHNAQVTPGKNFERSGALGPWLVTADELPDPTALRVRSYLNGELMQDGAVSDLIFSIPTLIAYISTFTPLAAGDVIATGTPEGVGATRQPPRFLREGDVFEVDIAGVGRLSNPVINEPTEQG from the coding sequence ATGAAGCTTCAAAGCTTCTTGCACGCAGGCGTGCCGGCATGGGGTATACGCGAGGGCGACCATGTCCGGCTCATGACCAAGCATTGGCCTGACGCAAGCAGTGCGCTGGCTGCCGGGCCGGATAGCCTCGCGCAAGCGGCGCGGGAACCCGGGGCCGCACTGAAGGCAGCCGGACTGCAATGGTTGCCTCCCGTTGTGGCACCGCGGAAGGTACTTTGCGTGGGATTGAACTATGGGCGCCATGTGATGGAGGCGGGCCGGGACGTTCCCAAACACCCATCGGTTTTTGCTCGATACATCGATTCCCTGGTGGGCCACCAGCAATCCGTGTGGCGGCCCCGAGTCTCGGAAAAGCTCGATTTCGAAGCCGAGCTGGCCGTCGTCATTGGCCGCGGCGGGCGCCACATTCCCGTCGAACGCGCGCTCGAGCATGTTGCTGGCTACACCTGTATGGCCGAGAACTCGGTGCGCGACTTTCAAAAGCACAACGCGCAGGTTACGCCGGGCAAAAACTTCGAGCGGTCAGGCGCGTTGGGGCCGTGGCTGGTCACGGCCGACGAGCTGCCTGATCCGACTGCGTTGCGCGTGCGCTCGTACCTCAACGGCGAGCTGATGCAGGACGGCGCAGTGTCCGACCTGATCTTCTCAATCCCGACACTCATCGCGTACATCAGCACCTTCACGCCACTTGCAGCGGGCGATGTGATCGCCACGGGAACACCCGAAGGCGTCGGGGCCACCCGACAGCCGCCACGCTTTTTGCGCGAGGGGGACGTTTTCGAAGTGGATATCGCCGGTGTCGGCAGGCTGTCGAACCCCGTGATTAACGAACCAACCGAGCAGGGCTGA
- the zigA gene encoding zinc metallochaperone GTPase ZigA: protein MNTGLPQAKDRHLPVTVLSGFLGAGKTTLLNHILNNREGRRVAVIVNDMSEVNIDAALVREGGAELSRTDEKLVEMSNGCICCTLREDLLIEVERLANEGRFDQLVIESTGISEPLPVAETFTFEGEDGRCLGELARLDTMVTVVDAYNFLRDYSSRESLQERGESLGEEDERTVVDLLVEQIEFCDVIVLNKVDLIAADERERLMAILRKLNPRARIETAEFGKVPLDRVLNTGLFDFDEASKAPGWLRELRGQHTPETEEYGIRSFVYQARRPFHPERFFAYVESEWPGVVRSKGYFWLASHPEMAGSWSQAGAVARHGAAGYWWAAMPPERWPEDPEYVAIIRKNWVDGVGDARQELVVIGMDMDEVALRARFDACLLTDQEMAQGPHVWKTWKNPFPNWA, encoded by the coding sequence ATGAATACCGGATTACCCCAAGCGAAGGACCGCCATCTGCCTGTCACGGTCCTTTCCGGCTTTCTTGGCGCCGGGAAAACCACGCTGCTCAATCACATCCTGAACAATCGCGAGGGCCGGCGCGTTGCGGTGATCGTCAACGATATGTCCGAGGTCAACATCGATGCCGCGCTCGTACGCGAAGGCGGCGCCGAGCTGTCCCGCACGGACGAGAAGCTGGTCGAGATGAGCAATGGCTGTATCTGTTGCACCTTGCGCGAGGACCTCCTCATTGAAGTTGAACGGCTCGCCAACGAAGGCCGCTTCGATCAGTTGGTCATCGAGTCCACCGGAATTTCCGAGCCCTTGCCCGTCGCGGAAACCTTCACGTTCGAGGGCGAGGATGGGCGCTGTCTGGGTGAGCTTGCCCGATTGGACACGATGGTGACCGTGGTCGACGCATACAACTTCCTGCGCGACTACAGCTCACGCGAGAGCTTGCAGGAGCGCGGAGAATCCCTTGGCGAGGAAGATGAGCGCACGGTGGTCGACCTGCTGGTCGAACAGATCGAGTTCTGTGACGTCATCGTGCTGAACAAGGTGGATCTGATCGCAGCCGATGAGCGCGAGCGGCTGATGGCCATCCTGCGCAAGCTCAACCCCCGCGCCCGCATTGAAACGGCCGAGTTCGGCAAGGTGCCCCTGGACAGGGTGCTGAACACCGGGTTGTTCGATTTCGATGAGGCCTCCAAGGCACCGGGCTGGCTACGCGAACTGCGGGGGCAACATACGCCGGAAACCGAGGAATATGGGATCCGAAGCTTTGTCTATCAGGCTCGTCGTCCCTTCCATCCAGAACGGTTCTTTGCCTATGTCGAGAGCGAATGGCCCGGCGTTGTGCGTTCTAAAGGCTATTTCTGGCTGGCCAGCCATCCGGAGATGGCTGGCTCCTGGTCGCAGGCCGGCGCGGTGGCCCGCCACGGGGCGGCCGGCTACTGGTGGGCTGCCATGCCCCCGGAACGTTGGCCCGAGGACCCCGAGTACGTGGCGATCATCCGCAAGAATTGGGTCGACGGCGTAGGCGACGCGCGCCAGGAGCTGGTGGTGATAGGCATGGATATGGACGAGGTTGCCTTGCGAGCCCGTTTTGACGCGTGTTTGCTCACCGATCAAGAGATGGCCCAGGGTCCGCACGTCTGGAAGACCTGGAAGAACCCCTTTCCGAACTGGGCCTGA
- a CDS encoding aromatic-ring-hydroxylating dioxygenase subunit beta produces the protein MPHLNDVSAAALRAELRDLYEDYALCLDEGELEAWPDFFTEDCHYRVLSRENHDAGLPLGLIYCMNKNMLKDRVTALRETTMFEPRSLRHFISGVKVREQHADRVVAQANFAIMESLSDREPSLNMVGRYLDTWRQTDAGWRLASRDCVYDNYRVRTSLIIPV, from the coding sequence ATGCCCCATCTCAACGACGTTTCCGCAGCGGCGCTGCGTGCCGAACTGCGTGATCTCTACGAGGATTACGCCTTGTGCCTGGACGAGGGTGAACTTGAAGCCTGGCCGGACTTCTTTACTGAGGATTGCCACTATCGCGTGTTGTCGCGCGAGAACCACGACGCCGGCCTGCCGTTGGGCCTGATCTACTGCATGAACAAGAACATGCTGAAGGACCGGGTTACGGCGCTACGTGAGACGACCATGTTCGAACCACGTTCGCTGCGCCACTTCATCAGCGGCGTGAAGGTGCGGGAGCAACATGCAGACCGGGTGGTTGCTCAGGCCAACTTCGCCATCATGGAATCGCTCTCGGATCGCGAACCTAGCCTGAATATGGTGGGCCGCTACCTCGACACCTGGAGGCAAACGGACGCGGGCTGGCGACTGGCCAGCCGCGACTGTGTCTACGACAACTACCGCGTGCGTACGTCGCTCATCATTCCCGTCTGA
- a CDS encoding ATP-binding protein has product MRRPKTSRPARGYSLRRRLITTTLGSSILVGLISTLIVLAIARNEVNDAYDDWLEEGARLVLALGEGSIGRDAAEPRPIGAQPALRLDYQLVSRSGEVLLRGKDAPKRPFVDPERRGDRYYDVRADGEDWRVYVRHHDTLGFSAQVGQERDDRTDLIWDMLESLAWPLVGLWALLGLINWILIWRLLKPLARMTRGIEARSPSDLSPLADDSRAYEVQSITAALNRLLGRLDRALEAERRFTADAAHELRTPLAALASRIQVLQRSHPADQAPALAAQLQRLRVDMMRATALVENLLQLARLDPQSADALPRERIATQALLQDAADACAQAAAKRNAVITIDARESVLYGNRDALYTALRNLIHNAVSYGRDGGQVRVAAQRAGQHIALTVSDDGEGVSPADLERLTQRFFRVLGTNVAGNGLGLSIVARVAQVHGAELRFGPGLNGRGLGVTLLLPLEGAAATVQEG; this is encoded by the coding sequence ATGCGACGGCCCAAGACCTCCCGGCCCGCGCGCGGCTATTCGCTGCGCCGGCGGCTGATCACCACGACGCTGGGCTCCAGCATCCTGGTGGGGCTGATCAGCACCTTGATCGTGCTGGCGATTGCGCGCAACGAGGTCAACGACGCCTACGACGACTGGCTGGAAGAGGGCGCGCGGCTGGTCCTGGCGCTGGGCGAGGGCAGCATCGGCCGCGATGCGGCAGAACCCCGGCCCATCGGCGCCCAGCCCGCGCTGCGGCTGGACTACCAGCTCGTCTCGCGCAGCGGCGAGGTCCTGCTGCGCGGCAAAGACGCGCCCAAGCGGCCCTTCGTGGACCCGGAACGCCGCGGCGACCGTTACTACGACGTGCGCGCCGACGGCGAGGACTGGCGCGTCTATGTGCGCCACCACGACACGCTGGGTTTTTCCGCGCAAGTGGGGCAAGAGCGGGACGACCGCACGGATCTGATCTGGGACATGCTTGAATCGCTGGCCTGGCCGCTGGTCGGGCTGTGGGCGCTGCTCGGGCTGATCAACTGGATCCTGATCTGGCGCCTGCTCAAGCCGTTGGCGCGCATGACGCGCGGCATCGAGGCCAGATCGCCGTCGGACCTTTCTCCGCTGGCCGACGACAGCCGGGCGTACGAGGTCCAGTCGATCACCGCGGCCCTGAACCGCCTGCTGGGCCGCCTGGACCGGGCGCTGGAAGCCGAACGCCGCTTCACCGCCGACGCGGCGCACGAACTGCGCACCCCGCTGGCCGCCCTGGCGTCGCGCATCCAGGTCCTGCAACGCAGCCACCCGGCCGACCAGGCGCCCGCGCTTGCGGCGCAACTGCAGCGCCTGCGCGTCGACATGATGCGCGCCACGGCCCTGGTCGAAAACCTGCTCCAGCTCGCGCGACTGGACCCGCAATCGGCCGACGCCTTGCCGCGCGAGCGCATCGCCACGCAGGCGCTGCTGCAGGACGCCGCCGATGCCTGCGCGCAGGCGGCGGCCAAACGCAACGCCGTCATCACCATCGACGCACGCGAAAGCGTCCTCTACGGCAACCGCGATGCCCTGTACACGGCCCTGCGCAACCTGATCCACAACGCGGTGTCCTATGGGCGCGACGGCGGCCAGGTGCGCGTCGCCGCGCAGCGCGCCGGCCAGCACATCGCGCTGACCGTCAGCGATGACGGCGAGGGCGTGTCGCCGGCGGACCTGGAACGGCTGACGCAGCGCTTTTTCCGTGTCCTGGGCACCAATGTCGCTGGAAATGGCCTGGGATTGTCCATCGTGGCCCGGGTGGCGCAGGTCCACGGGGCCGAATTGCGGTTCGGGCCGGGGCTGAACGGCCGGGGGCTGGGCGTGACGCTGCTCCTGCCGCTGGAAGGCGCGGCGGCGACCGTGCAGGAAGGCTAA